Genomic window (Amaranthus tricolor cultivar Red isolate AtriRed21 chromosome 7, ASM2621246v1, whole genome shotgun sequence):
ATAGGCTTCTTGCATTGCATTAGATGTCTGTGCCACATCTTCATTCTCTGCCAATGTTTGTGATGCTTGCGGATTTCTGTTTGGATTCACAAAAGCAACGACTTCCTTAAGTAGCTGTGTTGGAATTCGTACTTGGATTCACAAATGCATTATCTTCTTGAACCTTTTTACCAAAATGTGGTTGAACATAGTCATTACATCCCTTAACCTTCAATATCTCATTCAAGTGGTGCTGCAATGAAATCCAAATATTTGTTAATGTCTTTGGATGAAGTTCCGCATATGCATCTTCAACTGCACTTATCAATTTTTTCATATTCTTTAGCATTTTCTTATGCATCAATAATTGAATGCTTTTAAAGAATCCCAAGTCCAAGATGTTACAATCTGGACTATTAGGGGGTTGTTGTGTAAGAATAAAGGTTACCCACCTTGCTTGTTGTGTTGTTGACATATTGGATCATCATTTGTAATGTGCAGTCTTGCATTGTCttgttgaatgaaaatgattgaaggCCCTTCACTTGGCCACTTTCTTAATATTGTTGgaatgagattttgtttgagcATGTTCCTATAAACATCTTGAGTGACTGATTCCGTTGGCTTAATTTCAATCGACCCCCTTGGTCTATTCGTTGAGTCCCTCACGGCTGCCACCCTGTTAATGAAAGGAAAAATACCTATTTTCCCATTAAACATGCATTGACCATATGGACTCCATCTTGGCCTACCAACTGCCCCTAGGAACATGGCCTTTGGTATGAACTTAGATGACTTTGCTGCCCTATACGGGATCTTCTCTTTGTGTGCAAGGTATACTCGTTGAGTTTTTTTGGTTAGAAAATCATTTCTCATCGATGTGAATGAAATCAAACATTCCCTTGTATATTGGATATCTATGAATGCTATTTTCTTGGATAAGACTCAAAATCCACTCTACCCTTCTCACTTTACTAGCATCGGTTAAAGCCGTGTGAAGAGGATTTGAATGTGCCTTTATTTCTCCTCTTTTGATCAACCTTCAAACTGTCGATGGTGCCAAGTCTAAACAACTTGCAACATCTCTTATACATGTACGCTCGCCCATTGGTTTGGACTCTAGCATATTTGGAGGCATCACAACTCTCTTCCTTCCACAGTTTATGTATTTTGAATCAACGATGTATGGTTTGTTTGCTTCTTTTGATTGCATTGCCCTTTTCCATAAGTTTCTTATGGTC
Coding sequences:
- the LOC130818593 gene encoding uncharacterized protein LOC130818593; translation: MRNDFLTKKTQRVYLAHKEKIPYRAAKSSKFIPKAMFLGAVGRPRWSPYGQCMFNGKIGIFPFINRVAAVRDSTNRPRGSIEIKPTESVTQDVYRNMLKQNLIPTILRKWPSEGPSIIFIQQDNARLHITNDDPICQQHNKQVEDAYAELHPKTLTNIWISLQHHLNEILKVKGCNDYVQPHFGKKLLKEVVAFVNPNRNPQASQTLAENEDVAQTSNAMQEAYDQEIEETQG